The proteins below come from a single Rhizobium sp. BT04 genomic window:
- the pstA gene encoding phosphate ABC transporter permease PstA: MTDIVSPTSGVTVSKAPARRDIGIKRRYAAERRFQAYGIAAITFGLVFLFILLWTVIGKGYTAFQQTAITLPIEFTEKTIDPDNKRATDPSVLVAANYPVLLRDAIVKQLNINAASRPDVRDATAMLSKGAPIQLRDMVIADPSIIGKTVNVTVLADANVDSASKGQIDLKVDEKNRKVNDKQVAWMNELKASGALHKQFNTGLFVNGNSSRPEAAGLGVALIGSLYLMLIVLVLALPIGVAASIYLEEFAPKNKLTDLIEVNINNLAAVPSIVYGLLGLSVFINFIGLPRSASLVGGLVLTLMTLPTIIIATRAALRAVPPSIRAAALGLGASKMQMVFHHVLPLAMPGILTGTIIGLAHALGETAPLLLIGMVAFVANAPTTPLDPSTALPVQVYMWANEAERAFVERTSGAIIVLLLFLIVMNMGAILLRRRFERRW; encoded by the coding sequence ATGACGGATATTGTTTCTCCCACATCAGGCGTCACCGTCTCCAAGGCGCCTGCGCGCCGCGATATCGGCATCAAGCGCCGCTACGCCGCCGAGCGCCGGTTCCAGGCCTATGGCATCGCCGCCATCACCTTCGGTCTCGTCTTCCTGTTCATCCTGCTGTGGACGGTGATCGGCAAGGGCTACACCGCCTTCCAGCAGACGGCGATCACGCTGCCGATCGAATTCACCGAGAAGACGATCGACCCCGACAATAAGCGAGCGACCGACCCCTCGGTTCTGGTCGCCGCCAACTATCCGGTTCTCCTGCGCGACGCGATCGTCAAGCAGCTGAACATCAATGCCGCAAGCCGCCCTGACGTGCGCGATGCAACCGCTATGCTCTCCAAGGGTGCGCCGATCCAGCTGCGCGATATGGTGATCGCCGATCCGTCGATCATCGGCAAAACAGTCAATGTCACCGTCCTCGCCGACGCCAATGTCGACAGCGCCAGCAAGGGCCAGATCGATCTTAAGGTCGATGAGAAGAACCGCAAGGTCAACGACAAGCAGGTTGCCTGGATGAACGAGCTGAAGGCGAGCGGCGCTCTCCACAAGCAGTTCAACACTGGCCTCTTCGTCAACGGCAATTCCAGCCGTCCCGAGGCCGCCGGCCTCGGCGTCGCCCTCATCGGTTCGCTCTACCTGATGCTGATCGTGCTCGTGCTCGCTCTGCCGATCGGTGTTGCCGCCTCGATCTATCTCGAGGAGTTTGCGCCGAAGAATAAGCTGACGGATCTGATCGAGGTCAACATCAACAACCTCGCCGCCGTCCCTTCGATCGTCTACGGCCTGCTCGGTCTGTCCGTCTTCATCAACTTCATCGGCCTGCCGCGCTCGGCCTCGCTGGTCGGCGGCCTGGTGCTGACGCTGATGACCCTGCCGACGATCATCATCGCGACGCGCGCAGCACTTCGCGCCGTGCCGCCGTCGATCCGCGCCGCAGCCCTTGGCCTCGGCGCCTCGAAGATGCAGATGGTGTTCCATCATGTTCTGCCGCTCGCCATGCCCGGCATCCTCACCGGCACGATCATCGGCCTGGCGCACGCGCTCGGCGAAACCGCGCCGCTGCTTTTGATCGGCATGGTCGCCTTCGTCGCCAACGCGCCGACCACACCGCTCGATCCCTCGACGGCCCTGCCCGTGCAGGTCTATATGTGGGCCAACGAGGCCGAACGTGCCTTCGTCGAGCGGACTTCGGGTGCCATCATCGTCCTGCTCCTGTTCCTGATCGTCATGAACATGGGCGCCATCCTCTTGCGTCGTCGCTTCGAGCGCCGCTGGTAA
- the phoR gene encoding phosphate regulon sensor histidine kinase PhoR — MARIRRERPVLLAAILSALVALAAGMNKWVVLVLLLAMVLTALFNEAPVIKAEPLEPAEIAPEAPPSRLPEISATLSGLDIPVMVLSDDASVLFQNRAAEKAFGEMALGSHISARLRSPGVLDMVRETIATNAPNQIEHAERLPSERVYIVRSAPVEFSADDGPRERYFILSFRDISEVRRIDRMRSDFVANASHELRTPLASLRGFIETIQGPAKNDLKAQARFLAIMFDQTTRMSRLVDDLLSLSRLELKSHIAPDEKIDLVPLLGHVRDALVPLARDVGVDINLHLPDGKVEVLGDRDELVQVFENLMENACKYGQEGEVVDVWLKNGTGQPVEVSIVDKGPGIPAEHVPRLTERFYRVSIEDSRSKKGTGLGLAIVKHILTRHRARLIVKSEVGKGTDFTVRF, encoded by the coding sequence TTGGCGCGCATCCGGCGCGAGCGGCCGGTGCTGCTTGCAGCAATCCTCAGCGCCCTGGTCGCGCTTGCCGCCGGCATGAACAAATGGGTCGTGCTCGTCCTGCTGCTGGCGATGGTCCTGACCGCACTGTTCAACGAGGCGCCGGTGATCAAGGCCGAGCCGCTCGAACCGGCGGAGATCGCGCCGGAGGCGCCGCCGAGCCGCCTGCCTGAGATCTCCGCCACGCTTTCCGGCCTCGATATCCCGGTCATGGTGCTGTCGGACGACGCCTCGGTGCTGTTCCAGAACCGCGCTGCCGAAAAGGCCTTCGGCGAGATGGCGCTCGGCTCCCATATATCGGCCCGCCTGCGCTCGCCTGGTGTGCTCGACATGGTGCGCGAAACCATCGCCACCAACGCCCCGAACCAGATAGAGCATGCCGAGCGGCTGCCCTCCGAGCGCGTCTATATCGTGCGCAGCGCCCCCGTTGAATTCTCGGCCGATGACGGGCCGCGTGAGCGCTATTTCATCCTCTCCTTCCGCGATATTTCAGAGGTTCGCCGTATCGACCGCATGCGGTCGGATTTCGTCGCCAATGCCAGCCATGAACTGCGCACGCCGCTTGCCTCGCTGCGCGGCTTCATCGAGACCATCCAGGGACCGGCAAAGAACGATCTGAAGGCGCAGGCGCGTTTCCTCGCCATCATGTTCGATCAGACGACGCGCATGAGCCGGCTGGTCGACGACCTGCTGTCGCTCTCGCGGCTGGAGCTGAAATCGCATATCGCGCCGGACGAGAAGATCGATCTGGTGCCGCTGCTCGGCCATGTCAGAGACGCGCTGGTGCCGCTGGCAAGGGATGTCGGCGTCGACATCAACCTGCATCTGCCTGATGGTAAGGTCGAGGTGCTCGGAGACCGCGACGAGCTTGTCCAGGTCTTCGAGAACCTGATGGAAAATGCCTGCAAATACGGCCAGGAGGGCGAGGTCGTCGACGTCTGGCTGAAGAACGGCACCGGCCAGCCGGTCGAGGTCAGCATCGTCGACAAGGGGCCGGGCATTCCGGCCGAGCATGTGCCGCGCCTGACCGAGCGCTTCTATCGCGTCAGCATCGAGGACAGCCGCTCGAAAAAGGGCACCGGCCTCGGCCTTGCCATCGTCAAGCACATCCTCACCCGCCACCGCGCCCGGCTGATCGTCAAATCCGAAGTCGGCAAGGGCACCGATTTTACGGTTCGCTTTTAG
- the pstC gene encoding phosphate ABC transporter permease subunit PstC: MSTSIILLCLVVIGAAAYLVARSRATALAGGRSSALHSRPAYYGAYAAIWAVLPALIVLCVWLSVSPGIIQSSVRGAFPADVKAQAAVEQDLGYSMVATVARGLTMLTADETAAVAGDPAALQAKLSEKGVPLAGQPQPYMLDAAKKLNAMSMTSRLVMTAVVFILAVAGAFYALRAIAPRFRARNRVERVMLWGLLLASSIAILTTIGIVLSMLSEAARFFAAVPAADFFFGTVWDPRFAGAGSSSFGQFGLIPLLLGTLYIGLVAMLVAVPVGLFAAIYMAEYASPKVRGVAKPLLEVLAGIPTIVYGFFALVTVGPFLRDFSAQVSGLLSGSYTNFIQAQSVLTAGIVMGIMLIPYVSSLSDDIITAVPRALRDGSLGLGATRSETIKKVVLPAALPGIVGALLMTASRAIGETMIVVLAAGVAARIQINPFEPMTTVTVKIVNQLTGDLEFTSPQTLVAFALGITLFCITLCLNIYALYIVRKYREQYE; encoded by the coding sequence ATGAGCACATCCATCATACTTTTGTGCCTTGTGGTGATCGGTGCCGCCGCCTATCTGGTCGCGCGCAGCCGGGCCACGGCGCTTGCCGGCGGCAGATCCTCGGCATTGCACTCACGGCCGGCCTATTACGGCGCCTATGCGGCGATCTGGGCGGTTCTTCCGGCCCTCATCGTCCTCTGCGTCTGGCTGTCGGTCAGCCCCGGCATCATCCAATCCTCCGTTCGCGGCGCCTTTCCTGCCGACGTCAAGGCGCAAGCCGCCGTCGAGCAGGATCTCGGCTATTCCATGGTGGCGACGGTCGCCCGCGGCCTGACGATGCTGACCGCGGATGAAACCGCAGCGGTCGCCGGCGATCCGGCGGCACTCCAGGCCAAGCTCAGCGAAAAGGGTGTGCCGCTTGCCGGCCAGCCCCAGCCTTACATGCTCGACGCCGCCAAGAAGCTCAACGCCATGAGCATGACGAGCCGCCTCGTCATGACGGCTGTTGTCTTCATTCTGGCTGTCGCAGGCGCCTTCTATGCGCTGCGCGCCATTGCCCCGCGCTTCCGCGCCCGCAACCGCGTCGAGCGCGTCATGCTTTGGGGCCTGCTGCTCGCCTCTTCGATCGCCATTCTGACGACGATCGGCATCGTGCTTTCGATGCTGTCGGAAGCCGCGCGCTTCTTTGCCGCCGTTCCCGCCGCCGACTTCTTCTTCGGCACCGTCTGGGATCCGCGTTTTGCCGGTGCCGGCAGTTCGTCCTTCGGTCAGTTCGGCCTGATCCCGCTGTTGCTCGGCACGCTTTATATCGGCCTGGTCGCCATGCTGGTCGCCGTGCCGGTCGGTCTCTTTGCCGCCATCTACATGGCCGAATACGCCTCGCCGAAGGTGCGCGGCGTCGCCAAACCGCTGCTCGAAGTGCTCGCCGGCATTCCGACGATCGTCTACGGCTTCTTTGCCCTCGTCACCGTCGGCCCGTTCCTGCGCGATTTCTCGGCTCAGGTCAGCGGCCTGCTCTCCGGCAGCTACACCAACTTCATTCAGGCGCAGAGCGTTCTGACCGCCGGTATCGTCATGGGCATCATGCTGATTCCCTACGTCTCCTCGCTGTCGGACGACATCATCACCGCCGTGCCGCGGGCCCTGCGTGACGGTTCGCTCGGTCTCGGCGCCACCCGCTCCGAAACCATCAAGAAAGTGGTCTTGCCGGCCGCTCTTCCCGGCATCGTCGGCGCATTGCTGATGACGGCCTCGCGCGCCATCGGCGAAACCATGATCGTCGTGCTGGCCGCCGGTGTCGCCGCCCGCATCCAGATCAACCCCTTCGAGCCGATGACGACGGTGACCGTCAAGATCGTCAACCAGCTGACGGGCGACCTCGAGTTCACCTCGCCGCAGACGCTGGTTGCCTTCGCCCTTGGCATCACGCTGTTCTGCATCACGCTTTGCCTCAACATCTATGCGCTCTACATCGTGCGCAAATACCGGGAGCAGTACGAATGA
- the pstB gene encoding phosphate ABC transporter ATP-binding protein PstB, which translates to MNMLTEAAVEKALDHKMSNVPYKMIGKDVSVYYGEKRALFDVNLNIRENTVTALIGPSGCGKSTFLRSLNRMNDTIDGCRVTGKITLDTDDIYDPDIDVVELRARVGMVFQKPNPFPKTIYENVSYGPRIHGLAKSKADLDQIVETSLQRAGLWNEVKDRVHESGTGLSGGQQQRLCIARAVAVSPEVILMDEPCSALDPIATAKVEELIHELRENYTIVIVTHSMQQAARVSQRTAMFHLGNLVEENDTDKMFTNPDDPRTQDYIMGRFG; encoded by the coding sequence ATGAACATGTTGACGGAAGCTGCAGTTGAAAAGGCGCTGGATCACAAGATGAGCAACGTCCCGTATAAGATGATCGGAAAGGATGTTTCGGTTTACTACGGCGAGAAGCGCGCGCTTTTCGACGTGAACCTGAACATCCGCGAAAACACCGTAACCGCGCTGATCGGCCCTTCGGGCTGCGGCAAGTCGACCTTCCTGCGCAGCCTCAACCGCATGAACGACACGATCGACGGCTGCCGCGTCACCGGCAAGATCACGCTTGATACCGACGATATCTATGATCCCGATATCGACGTCGTCGAACTTCGCGCCCGCGTTGGCATGGTCTTCCAGAAGCCGAATCCGTTCCCGAAGACGATCTATGAAAACGTCTCTTACGGCCCGCGCATCCATGGCCTCGCCAAGTCGAAGGCCGATCTCGACCAGATCGTCGAGACCAGCCTGCAGCGCGCCGGTCTCTGGAACGAAGTCAAGGACCGCGTGCATGAATCCGGCACGGGTCTTTCGGGCGGCCAGCAGCAGCGCCTCTGCATTGCACGCGCCGTCGCCGTCAGCCCTGAAGTCATCTTGATGGACGAGCCCTGCTCGGCGCTCGACCCGATCGCCACCGCCAAGGTCGAGGAGCTGATCCACGAACTGCGCGAGAACTACACGATCGTCATCGTCACCCACTCCATGCAGCAGGCCGCGCGCGTCTCGCAGCGCACCGCCATGTTCCACCTCGGCAATCTCGTCGAGGAGAACGACACCGACAAGATGTTCACCAATCCCGACGATCCGCGCACCCAGGACTACATCATGGGTCGCTTCGGCTGA
- the phoU gene encoding phosphate signaling complex protein PhoU yields MASTHIYSAYDDDLKFLSRRISEMGGLAEQMVAESVRALVNGDTALAQKVISDDVILDHAEREIGDKAIVTIARRQPMAADLREIMGSIRIAADLERVGDLGKNTAKRVIAVQSTGVPRKLARGLEHLSELALVQLKEVLDVYTTRAADKANAIRERDNEIDAMYTSLFRELLTYMMEDPRNITSCTHLLFCAKNIERIGDHATNIAETIYYMATGAQPEGDRPKDDSANTVGAVTE; encoded by the coding sequence ATGGCATCGACACATATTTATTCTGCCTATGATGATGATCTGAAGTTCCTTTCCAGGCGGATTTCCGAAATGGGTGGCCTGGCCGAACAGATGGTCGCCGAATCCGTACGGGCGCTGGTCAACGGCGATACCGCGCTGGCGCAGAAGGTCATCTCCGACGATGTGATCCTCGATCACGCCGAACGCGAAATCGGCGACAAGGCGATCGTCACCATCGCCCGCCGCCAGCCGATGGCCGCGGACCTGCGTGAGATCATGGGTTCGATCCGCATCGCCGCCGATCTCGAACGCGTCGGCGACCTCGGCAAGAACACCGCCAAGCGCGTCATCGCCGTCCAAAGCACCGGCGTTCCCCGCAAGCTCGCCCGCGGCCTCGAGCATCTGTCCGAGCTGGCGCTCGTCCAGCTCAAGGAAGTGCTCGACGTCTACACGACGCGCGCCGCCGACAAGGCGAATGCGATCCGCGAGCGCGACAACGAGATCGACGCGATGTACACCTCGCTGTTCCGCGAGCTCCTGACCTACATGATGGAAGACCCGCGCAACATCACCAGCTGCACGCATCTTCTCTTCTGCGCCAAGAACATCGAGCGCATCGGCGACCACGCCACCAACATCGCCGAGACGATCTATTACATGGCGACCGGCGCGCAGCCGGAAGGCGATCGTCCGAAGGACGACAGCGCCAACACCGTCGGCGCGGTTACGGAATAA
- a CDS encoding substrate-binding domain-containing protein: protein MNTFKLTVAALAATAAFAGAAVARDQIQVAGSSTVLPYAKIVAESFGETFTNFKTPVVESGGTGAGLKEFCKGVGEDTIDIANASRPINKNEAEACKAAGVTDIQEVKIGYDGIVFATDSSNPDVAYVPADIYKALAAQVVVDGKLVANPYKKWSEVNPKLPAVDIAAYIPGEKHGTREVFEQNVLAAGCKAAGALDVIAKEISDKAAQGKACVAVRKDGAAVDIDGDYPETLARIAANKTGVGVFGLSFYENNADKLKVASVNGIVPSTETIANGTYPVSRPLFFYVKKAHLGAVPGLKEYVNFFVSDQMIGPDGPLAEYGLVAAPDAEREAIRKDVEAGKAM from the coding sequence ATGAACACCTTCAAGCTCACCGTTGCCGCGCTCGCTGCAACCGCTGCTTTCGCTGGCGCTGCCGTCGCCCGCGACCAGATTCAGGTTGCTGGCTCGTCCACCGTCCTGCCTTACGCAAAGATCGTTGCCGAATCCTTCGGCGAAACCTTCACCAACTTCAAGACGCCGGTCGTTGAATCCGGCGGCACGGGCGCTGGTCTGAAGGAATTCTGCAAGGGCGTTGGCGAAGACACCATCGACATTGCGAACGCTTCGCGTCCGATCAACAAGAACGAAGCCGAAGCCTGCAAGGCTGCCGGCGTAACCGACATCCAGGAAGTCAAGATCGGTTATGACGGCATCGTCTTCGCAACCGACTCGTCCAACCCTGACGTTGCCTACGTTCCGGCAGACATCTACAAGGCCCTCGCAGCCCAGGTCGTCGTCGACGGCAAGCTCGTCGCCAACCCCTACAAGAAGTGGTCGGAAGTCAACCCGAAGCTTCCGGCTGTTGATATCGCTGCCTATATCCCGGGCGAAAAGCACGGCACCCGCGAAGTCTTCGAACAGAACGTCCTCGCTGCCGGCTGCAAGGCTGCGGGCGCTCTTGACGTCATCGCCAAGGAAATCTCCGACAAGGCCGCCCAGGGCAAGGCTTGCGTCGCGGTCCGCAAGGACGGCGCTGCAGTCGACATCGACGGCGACTATCCGGAAACCCTCGCACGCATCGCCGCCAACAAGACCGGCGTCGGCGTATTCGGCCTTTCCTTCTATGAAAACAACGCCGACAAGCTCAAGGTTGCCAGCGTAAACGGCATCGTTCCGTCGACGGAAACGATCGCCAACGGCACCTACCCGGTTTCGCGCCCGCTGTTCTTCTACGTCAAGAAGGCACATCTCGGCGCCGTTCCGGGCCTGAAGGAATACGTCAACTTCTTCGTATCCGACCAGATGATCGGCCCTGACGGCCCGCTCGCCGAATACGGCCTCGTCGCCGCTCCGGATGCCGAGCGCGAAGCGATCCGCAAGGACGTCGAAGCCGGTAAGGCTATGTAA
- the phoB gene encoding phosphate regulon transcriptional regulator PhoB: MIPRVAVVEDEEALSVLLRYNLEAEGFEVDTILRGDEAEMRLQERTPDLLILDWMLPGVSGIELCRRLRMRPETERLPIIMLTARGEESERVRGLSTGADDYVVKPFSTPELVARVKAMLRRARPEVLSTVLKCGDIELDRETHRVHRKSREVRLGPTEFRLLEFLMSSPGRVFSRSQLLDGVWGHDIYVDERTVDVHVGRLRKALNFSNMQDVIRTVRGAGYSMEA; the protein is encoded by the coding sequence ATGATCCCGAGAGTTGCAGTTGTTGAAGACGAAGAAGCCCTGAGCGTGCTTCTTCGCTACAATCTCGAAGCGGAAGGCTTCGAGGTCGATACCATCCTTCGTGGCGACGAAGCCGAAATGCGGCTTCAGGAGCGCACGCCCGATCTTCTGATCCTCGATTGGATGCTGCCCGGCGTCTCCGGCATCGAGCTCTGCCGGCGCCTGCGCATGCGGCCGGAAACCGAGCGCCTGCCGATCATCATGCTGACGGCGCGCGGCGAAGAGAGCGAGCGCGTCCGCGGACTTTCGACGGGGGCCGACGATTATGTCGTCAAGCCCTTCTCGACCCCTGAGCTGGTTGCCCGCGTCAAGGCGATGCTGCGCCGCGCCCGTCCCGAGGTGCTGTCGACGGTGCTGAAGTGCGGCGATATCGAGCTCGACCGCGAAACCCACCGCGTCCATCGCAAGAGCCGCGAAGTCCGCCTCGGCCCCACCGAATTCCGCCTGCTGGAATTCCTGATGTCGTCGCCGGGCCGGGTCTTCTCCCGCTCGCAGCTTCTCGACGGCGTCTGGGGCCACGACATCTATGTCGACGAACGCACCGTCGACGTCCATGTCGGCCGGCTGCGCAAGGCGCTGAATTTCTCCAACATGCAGGACGTCATCCGCACCGTCCGCGGCGCCGGGTATTCGATGGAAGCCTGA
- a CDS encoding regulator, translated as MSGLETAIRTALENSERDNPEVRARIYQSARQALEAGLRKQDITDTEVVAHHRHRLESTIHAIEGEERDRLHPRQRPPEVPVPPVVEMPPAVHRAEVDDIDSPALSGETRAPEVIFGRRDEASLDDVHAGSADHLAAAPVGEERLARGQRATNMDFRPERAAGRRKPRKFFSRLLVWCVLLAFVGIGAWWAHTSGLLLTAAERDTSVANPPASTQPEDFTGNDDSAGNAASPTDQPVTIDPQNSFSADWIPVFKPDDADKIKSSPRAHTEKITENDGPAIRLISESGAADGNIAISVPASVLQQLAGKSSTIALTLQSTSDEPTQVTVECNFQTLGNCARHRFNVTREKSDALLQVKFDRSLAPNAPGTLTINSDLDGKARGINLFAIRILPGQ; from the coding sequence GTGAGCGGATTAGAAACGGCCATCAGAACAGCGCTCGAAAATTCCGAACGCGACAATCCGGAGGTTCGAGCGAGGATCTATCAGTCGGCCCGCCAGGCGCTTGAAGCCGGTCTCCGCAAGCAGGATATCACCGATACCGAGGTCGTCGCCCATCACCGCCATCGCCTGGAAAGCACCATCCACGCCATCGAAGGCGAGGAGCGCGACCGCCTCCACCCCCGCCAGCGGCCGCCCGAAGTGCCGGTGCCGCCTGTCGTGGAAATGCCACCTGCGGTTCACCGCGCCGAAGTCGACGATATCGACAGCCCCGCGCTGTCAGGCGAGACCCGCGCCCCCGAGGTGATCTTCGGCCGCCGCGATGAGGCGAGCCTCGACGACGTGCATGCCGGCAGTGCCGATCATCTGGCTGCCGCCCCCGTCGGCGAGGAACGGCTTGCCCGCGGCCAGCGCGCCACCAATATGGATTTCCGCCCGGAGCGGGCGGCCGGTCGCCGCAAGCCGCGCAAATTCTTTTCGCGGCTGCTCGTCTGGTGCGTGTTGCTGGCTTTCGTCGGCATCGGCGCCTGGTGGGCGCATACATCAGGCCTGTTGCTGACGGCGGCCGAGCGCGACACCAGCGTCGCCAATCCGCCGGCCAGCACCCAACCCGAGGATTTCACCGGCAATGACGACAGCGCCGGCAATGCTGCTTCCCCCACCGATCAGCCGGTGACCATCGATCCGCAGAACAGTTTCTCGGCCGATTGGATCCCGGTGTTCAAGCCTGACGATGCCGACAAGATCAAGAGCAGCCCGCGGGCGCACACCGAAAAAATCACAGAAAATGACGGCCCGGCCATCCGGCTGATTTCCGAGAGCGGGGCTGCCGACGGAAATATCGCCATCAGCGTGCCCGCTTCGGTGCTGCAGCAGCTCGCCGGCAAATCCTCGACCATCGCGCTGACCCTGCAATCGACCAGTGACGAGCCGACCCAGGTCACCGTTGAATGCAATTTCCAGACGCTCGGCAATTGTGCCCGCCATCGCTTCAACGTCACCCGCGAAAAATCGGATGCGCTGCTGCAGGTGAAGTTCGACCGCTCGCTGGCGCCGAATGCGCCGGGCACGTTGACGATCAACAGCGATCTCGACGGCAAGGCGCGCGGCATCAACCTCTTCGCCATCCGCATCCTGCCGGGGCAATGA
- the ppk2 gene encoding polyphosphate kinase 2, translated as MDEDVETRAVELEIRGKKRIFDVDNPVLPDWVEEHALASGEFPHKKKLKEEDYVEQLEKLQVELVKVQFWLQATGKRVMALFEGRDAAGKGGAISASSENMNPRLARVVALTKPTEREQGQWYFQRYVAQFPTAGEFVLFDRSWYNRAGVEPVMGFCTPQQYEDFLKQAPQLEKIIAHEGIFFFKFYLDIGREMQLKRFHDRRHDPLKVWKLSSMDIAALTKWGDYSDKRNRMLKETHTDFAPWTVIRANDKRRTRLELIRHMLNRMDYDGKDKTVLGTVDEEIIGSGPGFLK; from the coding sequence ATGGACGAGGACGTCGAAACCAGGGCCGTGGAGCTGGAGATCCGCGGGAAGAAGCGCATCTTTGATGTCGACAATCCCGTTCTGCCGGATTGGGTGGAGGAACATGCGCTTGCTTCCGGCGAATTTCCCCACAAGAAGAAACTCAAGGAAGAAGATTATGTCGAGCAGCTGGAAAAGCTGCAGGTGGAACTCGTCAAGGTGCAGTTCTGGCTGCAGGCGACCGGCAAGCGGGTGATGGCGCTGTTCGAAGGGCGCGATGCGGCCGGCAAGGGGGGCGCGATCTCGGCCTCTTCGGAGAATATGAACCCGCGCCTTGCACGCGTCGTGGCGCTGACCAAGCCGACCGAGCGCGAACAGGGGCAATGGTATTTCCAGCGTTATGTCGCGCAGTTTCCGACCGCTGGCGAATTCGTGCTGTTCGACCGATCCTGGTACAACCGCGCCGGAGTCGAGCCGGTCATGGGCTTCTGCACGCCGCAGCAATATGAGGACTTTCTCAAACAGGCGCCGCAGCTGGAAAAGATCATCGCCCATGAGGGCATCTTCTTCTTCAAATTCTATCTCGATATCGGCCGCGAGATGCAGCTGAAGCGCTTCCACGACCGCCGGCACGATCCGCTGAAAGTCTGGAAACTATCGTCGATGGACATTGCGGCGCTGACCAAATGGGGCGACTACAGCGACAAGCGTAACCGGATGCTGAAGGAAACCCATACGGATTTCGCACCCTGGACGGTGATCCGCGCCAATGACAAGCGGCGGACGCGCCTCGAACTCATCCGTCACATGCTGAACAGGATGGATTATGACGGCAAGGACAAGACGGTGCTCGGCACGGTCGATGAAGAGATCATCGGTTCAGGGCCTGGATTCTTGAAATAG
- a CDS encoding nitronate monooxygenase family protein, which translates to MALPPILKDKLRLPVIGSPLFIISHPKLTLAQCKAGVVGAFPALNARPENQLDEWLAEITEELARYDAVHPERPAAPFAVNQIVHMSNKRLEHDLTLCVKYKVPIVISSLGAVPEVNAAVHSYGGIVLHDIINNRHAHSAIRKGADGLIAVAAGAGGHAGTLSPFALIQEIREWFGGPLLLAGAISTGGAILAAEAMGADMAYIGSPFIATQEARAADAYKQAIVEGAAGDIVYSNFFTGIHGNYLKPSIVAAGMDPDNLPLADPSKMDFEQATGGAKAWKDIWGSGQGISAIKAVEPVANLVDRLEAEYRAARARLAL; encoded by the coding sequence ATGGCCCTGCCCCCGATCCTCAAAGACAAATTGAGACTGCCGGTCATCGGCTCGCCGCTGTTCATCATCTCGCATCCCAAGCTGACGCTGGCGCAATGCAAGGCCGGCGTCGTCGGCGCCTTTCCGGCGCTGAACGCCCGGCCGGAAAACCAGCTCGACGAATGGCTGGCGGAGATTACCGAAGAACTCGCCCGCTACGACGCCGTCCATCCCGAGCGGCCGGCCGCCCCCTTTGCCGTCAACCAGATCGTCCACATGTCGAACAAGCGGCTGGAGCACGACCTCACGCTCTGCGTCAAATACAAGGTGCCGATCGTCATCTCCTCGCTCGGCGCCGTGCCCGAGGTCAACGCCGCCGTGCATTCCTATGGCGGCATCGTGCTGCATGACATTATCAACAACCGCCACGCCCATTCGGCGATCCGCAAGGGGGCCGACGGGCTGATTGCGGTCGCAGCCGGCGCCGGCGGCCATGCCGGCACGCTGTCGCCCTTTGCGCTGATCCAGGAAATCCGCGAATGGTTCGGCGGGCCGTTGCTGCTGGCCGGCGCGATTTCCACCGGCGGCGCCATCCTTGCCGCAGAAGCGATGGGCGCCGACATGGCCTATATCGGCTCGCCCTTCATCGCCACGCAAGAGGCGCGCGCCGCAGACGCCTACAAGCAGGCGATCGTCGAAGGCGCCGCCGGCGATATCGTCTATTCCAACTTTTTCACCGGCATACACGGCAACTATCTCAAGCCCTCGATCGTGGCTGCCGGCATGGACCCCGACAACCTGCCGCTCGCCGATCCCTCGAAGATGGATTTCGAACAGGCCACCGGCGGCGCCAAGGCCTGGAAGGACATCTGGGGCAGCGGCCAGGGCATCAGCGCCATCAAGGCGGTCGAGCCGGTGGCAAATCTCGTCGACCGGCTGGAGGCCGAATACAGGGCGGCGCGCGCCCGGCTGGCGCTCTGA